Proteins from a genomic interval of Ptychodera flava strain L36383 chromosome 7, AS_Pfla_20210202, whole genome shotgun sequence:
- the LOC139137542 gene encoding uncharacterized protein: MASSDVKVHIATKEDMEAISALTVAEDWNYSVEYLETLRLLDPEGFFVAKKGDEIVGTGMAINIDDDFAYFAMSITKKGHRKQGIQRRIFQERFKHAGDRNIGINSVDERRKEVNTEIGFKLISYQVSCVRGLVDRDALPSVGTLPSSNFKILPLSSVSFDSLINYDANVVTFNRANFLKLWCKTSGSVTYVSVNERDEIVGYINARSIIGETSVLPLIADKAEIAESLFLTLIHHLPDNTLVKLHTVLTNLAAVELAKKFNIQELLYTITCQFNKNIIPVKLDKVFSALSPETL; this comes from the exons TTCCgatgtcaaagttcacattgcCACAAAAGAAGACATGGAAGCAATAAGCGCCCTTACAGTGGCAGAAGATTGGAACTATTCTGTCGAGTATCTTGAAACGTTACGCCTCTTGGACCCAGAGGGCTTCTTTGTTGCCAAGAAAGGTGACGAGATTGTTG GTACAGGAATGGCGATTAACATCGACGACGATTTTGCATACTTTGCGATGAGTATAACCAAGAAAGGTCACAGAAAACAAGGCATTCAACGCAGAATTTTCCAGGAGAGGTTCAAACACGCTGGGGATAGAAATATCGGTATTAACTCTGTTGACGAACGTCGCAAAGAAGTTAATACTGAAATTGGTTTTAAGCTAATTTCTTACCAAGTATCCTGTGTCCGGGGATTGGTTGATCGAGATGCATTGCCAAGTGTAGGCACGCTTCCAtcatcaaactttaagattCTTCCGCTAAGCAGTGTGTCTTTTGATAGCCTTATCAATTATGACGCAAACGTTGTAACATTTAATagggcaaatttccttaaattgTGGTGCAAGACTTCTGGAAGTGTTACTTATGTGTCGGTCAATGAAAGAGACGAAATTGTTGGTTATATAAACGCCCGTTCAATCATTGGCGAGACTTCTGTACTACCACTTATCGCCGACAAAGCAGAAATAGCAGAATCATTGTTCCTCACCCTTATTCATCACCTGCCTGATAATACACTCGTAAAGTTACACACCGTCTTAACAAACCTTGCTGCGGTTGAGTTGGCAAAAAAGTTTAACATCCAAGAATTATTATATACAATCACCTGTCAATTcaacaaaaacataatacctgtAAAGCTTGACAAAGTATTTTCAGCATTATCGCCAGAAACGCTTTAA